In one Maniola hyperantus chromosome 6, iAphHyp1.2, whole genome shotgun sequence genomic region, the following are encoded:
- the OtopLa gene encoding proton channel OtopLc isoform X2, with protein MQRCPYIHEMKERLLGAPVDGVERDQRTQHEPVPDPQVGTIVKLNSDGYGSHTSPARAPLVADECEAPADETDALTPTEAVLRYRACCQPDTKPKNAKTSLFIISSFIYAKLLVVVCIAYVVSDVITHNLPLYYYEGFFTYLYGMSILFLLYVFCFLLQESACCNGSPPKPKPPPKEKKPKKEKEKKTKDKEGKDGKDGKDGKKDGKKDGKNKDKDKKEDAGKDKTKDSKKQSQFQEVYPRKMRDKVRQQQLQMQMAQYYASEQQQDVVELEAGPVARPMRRRKTSQNEHSHGSFFLRIGAIAFGLGTMIYNGLEFGTFFELPLESPCYLILKGVNPVLQMVFTFMQMYFIFMNSRLNIHRFKVIARFGLMHVVATNICVWIRTLVLESLKEITDYHVRNPQGVPGEGVLGIIRKHTLRHSGKVFGAVATATTTITTTAATIAKSTGEQILNAISSTAVPTTTPTTTTSSPYRNIGGGYVTKSKVIDSIKATLGYDNGVLYDRNFKSAWPNDNPFTTTSTISPITVEADKVTQTQTAMLEVFQWLYSSTMKPIISTMSTLVASTSSGSLSEKDEWGNNIGTYRVDEPPHSPVNNSTEIFESYDSLNPAALIANIDNTTVCGRNPIMGTIVSDSAPYLYPFIIEYSLIGAAVIYVMWKHIGRYPSVANDEDLERRLEAVLSRRAAALAAAQRGNRVDCAGASKGLFCGLLLLVASLICLILFFVLIRHQELKRLSIYLADVSHCALMVLSILAILIGFIRGRKMKWSSNPSSCTEPLRRVQSLKFRSEEQSDLNDILLRVSAFGLFVYAVFSVIAGGMGAFTHEPNLLVMITGCLSVFQVVLQLLFIADVSRRRVHLPEQERSKPARQAVTFLLICNVTMWLIYTFEAQKVLANPVQLDFYGFVAWSLVQRFTLPLCIFHRFHSAVTLAEIWKTSYKARLE; from the exons ATGCAGCGTTGCCCCTACATCCACGAGATGAAGGAGCGGCTGCTGGGCGCGCCAGTCGACGGAGTAGAGCGCGATCAGCGCACGCAACACGAGCCGGTCCCCGACCCACAGGTCGGCACTATCGTCAAA CTGAATTCCGACGGGTACGGTTCGCACACGTCGCCGGCGCGCGCGCCTCTCGTCGCTGACGAGTGCGAGGCGCCGGCGGACGAAACAGATGCCCTCACCCCTACCGAAGCAGTGCTCCGGTACCGCGCCTGCTGTCAACCTGACACCAAACCTAAAAATGCCAA AACTTCACTGTTCATCATTTCAAGTTTCATCTATGCGAAACTACTGGTGGTCGTGTGTATTGCATATGTTGTTAGTGATGTGATTACACATAACTTACCGCTCTACTACTATGAAGGATTTTTCACATATTTATATGGCATGAGTATATTATTCTTGCTATACGTGTTCTGCTTTCTTTTACAAG aAAGCGCATGCTGCAACGGAAGTCCTCCAAAACCCAAACCTCCTCCAAAAGAGAAGAAAccgaagaaagaaaaagaaaagaagacCAAAGACAAAGAAGGTAAAGACGGTAAAGATGGCAAGGATGGAAAGAAAGATGGCAAAAAAGATggaaaaaataaagataaagacAAGAAAGAGGATGCTGGAAAAGACAAGACCAAAGATAGCAAAAAGCAAAGTCAATTTCAG GAGGTGTATCCCCGTAAGATGCGTGATAAAGTTCGACAACAACAATTGCAAATGCAAATGGCGCAATATTATGCCTCCGAACAG CAACAAGATGTGGTGGAACTTGAAGCAGGTCCTGTTGCACGACCTATGCGCCGTCGCAAGACTTCCCAGAATGAACACAGTCATGGCAGTTTTTTCCTTAGAATCGGTGCTATTG CGTTTGGGCTTGGTACTATGATTTATAATGGATTGGAATTCGGGACTTTCTTTGAGTTGCCACTTGAATCCCCGTGCTATCTAATTTTGAAAGGTGTAAACCCGGTTCTACAAATGGTTTTTACATTTATGCAaatgtatttcatattcatgAATTCCCGA TTAAATATACACCGATTTAAAGTTATCGCCCGTTTTGGTTTGATGCATGTTGTTGCTACCAATATTTGCGTATGGATACGGACACTGGTGCTAGAATCTTTAAAAGAAATCACTGATTATCATGTAAGAAATCCTCAAGGTGTTCCTGGAGAAGGCGTACTTGGaa TTATCCGAAAACATACCTTAAGGCATTCAGGAAAAGTTTTCGGGGCTGTTGCAACTGCCACAACAACAATAACTACTACAGCTGCTACAATTGCCAAATCGACTGGAGAGCAAATATTAAATGCAATATCATCGACAGCTGTGCCTACAACTACTCCGACTA CGACTACTTCCTCACCATATCGTAATATCGGTGGTGGTTACGTTACTAAATCTAAAGTAATCGACTCTATAAAGGCTACTTTAGGGTATGACAATGGAGTACTCTACGATCGGAATTTCAAAAGTGCATGGCCAAATGATAACCCTTTCACAACTACCTCCACAATATCACCAATCACAGTCGAAGCCGACAAAgtaacacaaacacaaacagCAATGTTGGAAGTATTCCAATGGCTGTATTCATCGACTATGAAACCGATTATAAGCACAATGTCCACTTTGGTGGCATCCACTTCTTCTGGATCACTGTCCGAAAAAGATGAATGGGGCAATAATATCGGAACATATCGTGTAGATGAACCACCGCATTCGCCAG TTAACAACTCCACAGAGATTTTTGAATCTTATGACTCTCTTAATCCTGCTGCATTGATTGCCAACATTGACAACACTACGGTTTGTGGAAGAAATCCGATAATGGGCACAATAGTTTCGGATTCGGCTCCTTATCTCTATCCATTTATAATTGAATATTCGTTAATTGGAGCAGCTGTAATATACGTTATGTGGAAGCATATCGGTAGATATCCCAG CGTGGCCAACGATGAAGATCTGGAAAGACGTCTGGAGGCTGTTCTGTCCCGCAGGGCAGCAGCGTTGGCGGCCGCTCAGCGTGGCAATCGAGTTGACTGTGCCGGTGCTTCGAAGGGACTCTTCTGCGGACTTCTTCTCCTCGTCGCTTCTCTCATCTGCTTGATCCTGTTCTTCGTCCTGATAAGACATCAAGAACTGAAACGCCTCTCTATTTACTTGGCTGATGTTTCTCATTGTGCTCTGATGGTGCTGTCCATTTTGGCTATACTGATAGGATTTATACG TGGTAGAAAAATGAAATGGAGCTCAAACCCTTCCTCCTGTACCGAACCTCTTCGCAGGGTGCAATCGTTGAAGTTCCGCTCAGAAGAACAGTCAGATCTAAATGATATACTGCTACGTGTCTCTGCATTTGGACTCTTCGTGTATGCTGTGTTCAGCGTGATCGCTGGTGGAATGGGAGCTTTTACTCATGAACCCAATCTCTTAGTCATGATTACTGGATGCTTGAGCGTTTTTCAG GTTGTATTGCAGCTATTATTTATTGCGGATGTATCCCGTCGTCGCGTCCATCTTCCAGAACAGGAACGCAGCAAGCCTGCTCGTCAGGCAGTTACCTTTTTGCTGATTTGCAACGTCACCATGTGGTTGATTTATACTTTTGAAGCTCAAAAAGTCCTCGCCAATCCG GTTCAACTAGATTTCTACGGATTTGTTGCCTGGTCTCTCGTCCAGCGCTTCACTCTTCCGCTTTGCATCTTCCATCGTTTCCACTCAGCTGTCACCCTAGCTGAGATTTGGAAAACCAGCTACAAAGCGCGCTTGGAGTGA
- the OtopLa gene encoding proton channel OtopLc isoform X1, translated as MQRCPYIHEMKERLLGAPVDGVERDQRTQHEPVPDPQVGTIVKLNSDGYGSHTSPARAPLVADECEAPADETDALTPTEAVLRYRACCQPDTKPKNAKTSLFIISSFIYAKLLVVVCIAYVVSDVITHNLPLYYYEGFFTYLYGMSILFLLYVFCFLLQESACCNGSPPKPKPPPKEKKPKKEKEKKTKDKEGKDGKDGKDGKKDGKKDGKNKDKDKKEDAGKDKTKDSKKQSQFQEVYPRKMRDKVRQQQLQMQMAQYYASEQQQDVVELEAGPVARPMRRRKTSQNEHSHGSFFLRIGAIAFGLGTMIYNGLEFGTFFELPLESPCYLILKGVNPVLQMVFTFMQMYFIFMNSRLNIHRFKVIARFGLMHVVATNICVWIRTLVLESLKEITDYHVRNPQGVPGEGVLGKVIRKHTLRHSGKVFGAVATATTTITTTAATIAKSTGEQILNAISSTAVPTTTPTTTTSSPYRNIGGGYVTKSKVIDSIKATLGYDNGVLYDRNFKSAWPNDNPFTTTSTISPITVEADKVTQTQTAMLEVFQWLYSSTMKPIISTMSTLVASTSSGSLSEKDEWGNNIGTYRVDEPPHSPVNNSTEIFESYDSLNPAALIANIDNTTVCGRNPIMGTIVSDSAPYLYPFIIEYSLIGAAVIYVMWKHIGRYPSVANDEDLERRLEAVLSRRAAALAAAQRGNRVDCAGASKGLFCGLLLLVASLICLILFFVLIRHQELKRLSIYLADVSHCALMVLSILAILIGFIRGRKMKWSSNPSSCTEPLRRVQSLKFRSEEQSDLNDILLRVSAFGLFVYAVFSVIAGGMGAFTHEPNLLVMITGCLSVFQVVLQLLFIADVSRRRVHLPEQERSKPARQAVTFLLICNVTMWLIYTFEAQKVLANPVQLDFYGFVAWSLVQRFTLPLCIFHRFHSAVTLAEIWKTSYKARLE; from the exons ATGCAGCGTTGCCCCTACATCCACGAGATGAAGGAGCGGCTGCTGGGCGCGCCAGTCGACGGAGTAGAGCGCGATCAGCGCACGCAACACGAGCCGGTCCCCGACCCACAGGTCGGCACTATCGTCAAA CTGAATTCCGACGGGTACGGTTCGCACACGTCGCCGGCGCGCGCGCCTCTCGTCGCTGACGAGTGCGAGGCGCCGGCGGACGAAACAGATGCCCTCACCCCTACCGAAGCAGTGCTCCGGTACCGCGCCTGCTGTCAACCTGACACCAAACCTAAAAATGCCAA AACTTCACTGTTCATCATTTCAAGTTTCATCTATGCGAAACTACTGGTGGTCGTGTGTATTGCATATGTTGTTAGTGATGTGATTACACATAACTTACCGCTCTACTACTATGAAGGATTTTTCACATATTTATATGGCATGAGTATATTATTCTTGCTATACGTGTTCTGCTTTCTTTTACAAG aAAGCGCATGCTGCAACGGAAGTCCTCCAAAACCCAAACCTCCTCCAAAAGAGAAGAAAccgaagaaagaaaaagaaaagaagacCAAAGACAAAGAAGGTAAAGACGGTAAAGATGGCAAGGATGGAAAGAAAGATGGCAAAAAAGATggaaaaaataaagataaagacAAGAAAGAGGATGCTGGAAAAGACAAGACCAAAGATAGCAAAAAGCAAAGTCAATTTCAG GAGGTGTATCCCCGTAAGATGCGTGATAAAGTTCGACAACAACAATTGCAAATGCAAATGGCGCAATATTATGCCTCCGAACAG CAACAAGATGTGGTGGAACTTGAAGCAGGTCCTGTTGCACGACCTATGCGCCGTCGCAAGACTTCCCAGAATGAACACAGTCATGGCAGTTTTTTCCTTAGAATCGGTGCTATTG CGTTTGGGCTTGGTACTATGATTTATAATGGATTGGAATTCGGGACTTTCTTTGAGTTGCCACTTGAATCCCCGTGCTATCTAATTTTGAAAGGTGTAAACCCGGTTCTACAAATGGTTTTTACATTTATGCAaatgtatttcatattcatgAATTCCCGA TTAAATATACACCGATTTAAAGTTATCGCCCGTTTTGGTTTGATGCATGTTGTTGCTACCAATATTTGCGTATGGATACGGACACTGGTGCTAGAATCTTTAAAAGAAATCACTGATTATCATGTAAGAAATCCTCAAGGTGTTCCTGGAGAAGGCGTACTTGGaa AAGTTATCCGAAAACATACCTTAAGGCATTCAGGAAAAGTTTTCGGGGCTGTTGCAACTGCCACAACAACAATAACTACTACAGCTGCTACAATTGCCAAATCGACTGGAGAGCAAATATTAAATGCAATATCATCGACAGCTGTGCCTACAACTACTCCGACTA CGACTACTTCCTCACCATATCGTAATATCGGTGGTGGTTACGTTACTAAATCTAAAGTAATCGACTCTATAAAGGCTACTTTAGGGTATGACAATGGAGTACTCTACGATCGGAATTTCAAAAGTGCATGGCCAAATGATAACCCTTTCACAACTACCTCCACAATATCACCAATCACAGTCGAAGCCGACAAAgtaacacaaacacaaacagCAATGTTGGAAGTATTCCAATGGCTGTATTCATCGACTATGAAACCGATTATAAGCACAATGTCCACTTTGGTGGCATCCACTTCTTCTGGATCACTGTCCGAAAAAGATGAATGGGGCAATAATATCGGAACATATCGTGTAGATGAACCACCGCATTCGCCAG TTAACAACTCCACAGAGATTTTTGAATCTTATGACTCTCTTAATCCTGCTGCATTGATTGCCAACATTGACAACACTACGGTTTGTGGAAGAAATCCGATAATGGGCACAATAGTTTCGGATTCGGCTCCTTATCTCTATCCATTTATAATTGAATATTCGTTAATTGGAGCAGCTGTAATATACGTTATGTGGAAGCATATCGGTAGATATCCCAG CGTGGCCAACGATGAAGATCTGGAAAGACGTCTGGAGGCTGTTCTGTCCCGCAGGGCAGCAGCGTTGGCGGCCGCTCAGCGTGGCAATCGAGTTGACTGTGCCGGTGCTTCGAAGGGACTCTTCTGCGGACTTCTTCTCCTCGTCGCTTCTCTCATCTGCTTGATCCTGTTCTTCGTCCTGATAAGACATCAAGAACTGAAACGCCTCTCTATTTACTTGGCTGATGTTTCTCATTGTGCTCTGATGGTGCTGTCCATTTTGGCTATACTGATAGGATTTATACG TGGTAGAAAAATGAAATGGAGCTCAAACCCTTCCTCCTGTACCGAACCTCTTCGCAGGGTGCAATCGTTGAAGTTCCGCTCAGAAGAACAGTCAGATCTAAATGATATACTGCTACGTGTCTCTGCATTTGGACTCTTCGTGTATGCTGTGTTCAGCGTGATCGCTGGTGGAATGGGAGCTTTTACTCATGAACCCAATCTCTTAGTCATGATTACTGGATGCTTGAGCGTTTTTCAG GTTGTATTGCAGCTATTATTTATTGCGGATGTATCCCGTCGTCGCGTCCATCTTCCAGAACAGGAACGCAGCAAGCCTGCTCGTCAGGCAGTTACCTTTTTGCTGATTTGCAACGTCACCATGTGGTTGATTTATACTTTTGAAGCTCAAAAAGTCCTCGCCAATCCG GTTCAACTAGATTTCTACGGATTTGTTGCCTGGTCTCTCGTCCAGCGCTTCACTCTTCCGCTTTGCATCTTCCATCGTTTCCACTCAGCTGTCACCCTAGCTGAGATTTGGAAAACCAGCTACAAAGCGCGCTTGGAGTGA
- the OtopLa gene encoding proton channel OtopLc isoform X4: MQRCPYIHEMKERLLGAPVDGVERDQRTQHEPVPDPQVGTIVKLNSDGYGSHTSPARAPLVADECEAPADETDALTPTEAVLRYRACCQPDTKPKNAKTSLFIISSFIYAKLLVVVCIAYVVSDVITHNLPLYYYEGFFTYLYGMSILFLLYVFCFLLQESACCNGSPPKPKPPPKEKKPKKEKEKKTKDKEGKDGKDGKDGKKDGKKDGKNKDKDKKEDAGKDKTKDSKKQSQFQEVYPRKMRDKVRQQQLQMQMAQYYASEQQQDVVELEAGPVARPMRRRKTSQNEHSHGSFFLRIGAIAFGLGTMIYNGLEFGTFFELPLESPCYLILKGVNPVLQMVFTFMQMYFIFMNSRLNIHRFKVIARFGLMHVVATNICVWIRTLVLESLKEITDYHVRNPQGVPGEGVLGKVIRKHTLRHSGKVFGAVATATTTITTTAATIAKSTGEQILNAISSTAVPTTTPTTTTSSPYRNIGGGYVTKSKVIDSIKATLGYDNGVLYDRNFKSAWPNDNPFTTTSTISPITVEADKVTQTQTAMLEVFQWLYSSTMKPIISTMSTLVASTSSGSLSEKDEWGNNIGTYRVDEPPHSPVNNSTEIFESYDSLNPAALIANIDNTTVCGRNPIMGTIVSDSAPYLYPFIIEYSLIGAAVIYVMWKHIGRYPRAAALAAAQRGNRVDCAGASKGLFCGLLLLVASLICLILFFVLIRHQELKRLSIYLADVSHCALMVLSILAILIGFIRGRKMKWSSNPSSCTEPLRRVQSLKFRSEEQSDLNDILLRVSAFGLFVYAVFSVIAGGMGAFTHEPNLLVMITGCLSVFQVVLQLLFIADVSRRRVHLPEQERSKPARQAVTFLLICNVTMWLIYTFEAQKVLANPVQLDFYGFVAWSLVQRFTLPLCIFHRFHSAVTLAEIWKTSYKARLE, translated from the exons ATGCAGCGTTGCCCCTACATCCACGAGATGAAGGAGCGGCTGCTGGGCGCGCCAGTCGACGGAGTAGAGCGCGATCAGCGCACGCAACACGAGCCGGTCCCCGACCCACAGGTCGGCACTATCGTCAAA CTGAATTCCGACGGGTACGGTTCGCACACGTCGCCGGCGCGCGCGCCTCTCGTCGCTGACGAGTGCGAGGCGCCGGCGGACGAAACAGATGCCCTCACCCCTACCGAAGCAGTGCTCCGGTACCGCGCCTGCTGTCAACCTGACACCAAACCTAAAAATGCCAA AACTTCACTGTTCATCATTTCAAGTTTCATCTATGCGAAACTACTGGTGGTCGTGTGTATTGCATATGTTGTTAGTGATGTGATTACACATAACTTACCGCTCTACTACTATGAAGGATTTTTCACATATTTATATGGCATGAGTATATTATTCTTGCTATACGTGTTCTGCTTTCTTTTACAAG aAAGCGCATGCTGCAACGGAAGTCCTCCAAAACCCAAACCTCCTCCAAAAGAGAAGAAAccgaagaaagaaaaagaaaagaagacCAAAGACAAAGAAGGTAAAGACGGTAAAGATGGCAAGGATGGAAAGAAAGATGGCAAAAAAGATggaaaaaataaagataaagacAAGAAAGAGGATGCTGGAAAAGACAAGACCAAAGATAGCAAAAAGCAAAGTCAATTTCAG GAGGTGTATCCCCGTAAGATGCGTGATAAAGTTCGACAACAACAATTGCAAATGCAAATGGCGCAATATTATGCCTCCGAACAG CAACAAGATGTGGTGGAACTTGAAGCAGGTCCTGTTGCACGACCTATGCGCCGTCGCAAGACTTCCCAGAATGAACACAGTCATGGCAGTTTTTTCCTTAGAATCGGTGCTATTG CGTTTGGGCTTGGTACTATGATTTATAATGGATTGGAATTCGGGACTTTCTTTGAGTTGCCACTTGAATCCCCGTGCTATCTAATTTTGAAAGGTGTAAACCCGGTTCTACAAATGGTTTTTACATTTATGCAaatgtatttcatattcatgAATTCCCGA TTAAATATACACCGATTTAAAGTTATCGCCCGTTTTGGTTTGATGCATGTTGTTGCTACCAATATTTGCGTATGGATACGGACACTGGTGCTAGAATCTTTAAAAGAAATCACTGATTATCATGTAAGAAATCCTCAAGGTGTTCCTGGAGAAGGCGTACTTGGaa AAGTTATCCGAAAACATACCTTAAGGCATTCAGGAAAAGTTTTCGGGGCTGTTGCAACTGCCACAACAACAATAACTACTACAGCTGCTACAATTGCCAAATCGACTGGAGAGCAAATATTAAATGCAATATCATCGACAGCTGTGCCTACAACTACTCCGACTA CGACTACTTCCTCACCATATCGTAATATCGGTGGTGGTTACGTTACTAAATCTAAAGTAATCGACTCTATAAAGGCTACTTTAGGGTATGACAATGGAGTACTCTACGATCGGAATTTCAAAAGTGCATGGCCAAATGATAACCCTTTCACAACTACCTCCACAATATCACCAATCACAGTCGAAGCCGACAAAgtaacacaaacacaaacagCAATGTTGGAAGTATTCCAATGGCTGTATTCATCGACTATGAAACCGATTATAAGCACAATGTCCACTTTGGTGGCATCCACTTCTTCTGGATCACTGTCCGAAAAAGATGAATGGGGCAATAATATCGGAACATATCGTGTAGATGAACCACCGCATTCGCCAG TTAACAACTCCACAGAGATTTTTGAATCTTATGACTCTCTTAATCCTGCTGCATTGATTGCCAACATTGACAACACTACGGTTTGTGGAAGAAATCCGATAATGGGCACAATAGTTTCGGATTCGGCTCCTTATCTCTATCCATTTATAATTGAATATTCGTTAATTGGAGCAGCTGTAATATACGTTATGTGGAAGCATATCGGTAGATATCCCAG GGCAGCAGCGTTGGCGGCCGCTCAGCGTGGCAATCGAGTTGACTGTGCCGGTGCTTCGAAGGGACTCTTCTGCGGACTTCTTCTCCTCGTCGCTTCTCTCATCTGCTTGATCCTGTTCTTCGTCCTGATAAGACATCAAGAACTGAAACGCCTCTCTATTTACTTGGCTGATGTTTCTCATTGTGCTCTGATGGTGCTGTCCATTTTGGCTATACTGATAGGATTTATACG TGGTAGAAAAATGAAATGGAGCTCAAACCCTTCCTCCTGTACCGAACCTCTTCGCAGGGTGCAATCGTTGAAGTTCCGCTCAGAAGAACAGTCAGATCTAAATGATATACTGCTACGTGTCTCTGCATTTGGACTCTTCGTGTATGCTGTGTTCAGCGTGATCGCTGGTGGAATGGGAGCTTTTACTCATGAACCCAATCTCTTAGTCATGATTACTGGATGCTTGAGCGTTTTTCAG GTTGTATTGCAGCTATTATTTATTGCGGATGTATCCCGTCGTCGCGTCCATCTTCCAGAACAGGAACGCAGCAAGCCTGCTCGTCAGGCAGTTACCTTTTTGCTGATTTGCAACGTCACCATGTGGTTGATTTATACTTTTGAAGCTCAAAAAGTCCTCGCCAATCCG GTTCAACTAGATTTCTACGGATTTGTTGCCTGGTCTCTCGTCCAGCGCTTCACTCTTCCGCTTTGCATCTTCCATCGTTTCCACTCAGCTGTCACCCTAGCTGAGATTTGGAAAACCAGCTACAAAGCGCGCTTGGAGTGA